From Deferrisoma camini S3R1, the proteins below share one genomic window:
- a CDS encoding M48 family metalloprotease: MRSGLLALVILLATVWSGGAAAGPADCRQRACAQIVDAPTAEDVAVEVRVGREVVGRILRRYPLVEDPGLQRYVDLVGQSLALAAPRGDLVFRFAVIDARGVNAYSTPGGYVMVTREALWVMRDEAELAGVLAHEIGHVVAGHVVKDLRLAGRSQGLWTSLLRLVGGGASAGEVGLREATDTVMERLFNRGYRVEEELEADRFAVTLALAAGYEAEGLGRFLERVAETRGAKSPTHPPTAERLAWLRGLIEESGCGGHGHRGSGRFARNVHASP; the protein is encoded by the coding sequence ATGAGGAGCGGGCTGCTCGCCCTGGTGATCCTCCTGGCCACGGTGTGGAGCGGCGGGGCCGCCGCGGGGCCCGCCGACTGCCGGCAGAGGGCCTGCGCCCAGATCGTGGACGCCCCGACCGCAGAGGACGTGGCCGTGGAGGTTCGGGTCGGGCGTGAGGTGGTGGGCCGGATCCTGAGACGATATCCCCTCGTGGAGGACCCCGGGCTCCAACGGTACGTGGACTTGGTGGGTCAGAGCCTGGCGCTGGCAGCCCCCCGGGGGGACCTGGTGTTTCGGTTCGCGGTGATCGACGCGCGGGGGGTGAACGCCTACTCGACCCCGGGGGGGTACGTCATGGTGACCCGGGAGGCCCTCTGGGTGATGCGCGACGAAGCAGAGCTCGCGGGGGTCCTTGCACACGAGATCGGGCACGTGGTGGCCGGGCACGTCGTAAAGGACCTGAGGCTCGCCGGAAGGTCCCAGGGCCTGTGGACGAGCCTCCTGCGGCTGGTGGGAGGCGGGGCGAGCGCAGGAGAGGTGGGGCTGCGTGAGGCCACCGACACCGTGATGGAACGGCTCTTCAACCGGGGATACCGGGTAGAGGAGGAGTTGGAGGCCGATCGTTTCGCGGTGACCTTGGCGTTGGCCGCGGGGTACGAGGCGGAGGGGCTGGGGCGTTTCCTGGAACGGGTGGCGGAAACCCGGGGAGCCAAGTCCCCGACCCATCCCCCCACCGCCGAACGCCTCGCGTGGCTGAGGGGCCTGATTGAGGAGAGTGGGTGTGGTGGACACGGTCACCGCGGCAGCGGCAGGTTTGCGAGAAATGTACACGCTTCTCCGTAG
- a CDS encoding OmpP1/FadL family transporter, which produces MYTLLRRVLGCLAALLVTAPLAWADANHYVNVLVGERAAGMAGAYTAVSDDASGMFYNPAGISFARETSLSASMNAYRLVRDEYDGRVLGGQGWERTSSSLLPNYFGLTHPLGHGVLGFSYAVPDSVSTDQDQVFENLPSSIPGVTVDRHRINFNEQDTLYLFGPSYGLALGPQVSVGLTLYAHRRTTEFILSQMVELSDGRFQLSSRYLDVDEWGVRPLVGIMVSPTDRVALGFTVARTWVLHSDARSQVTLKPHDTNEVFEEVLDAGDHRRYPYEVRFGVAVFPNQNWLVSADAVYDSATRDPAFGDRRVTWNGAVGVEYYWSPAWAVRAGVFSDRANTPDVRDGGTDQMEHVDRYGASLSLTRFRRGASLTFGVIYARGKGEAQLVGGSTDIQDVTETSITAFLAASYRN; this is translated from the coding sequence ATGTACACGCTTCTCCGTAGGGTGCTCGGGTGCCTCGCGGCGCTCTTGGTCACAGCGCCCCTGGCCTGGGCCGATGCGAATCACTACGTGAATGTGTTGGTCGGAGAGCGGGCCGCGGGCATGGCCGGGGCATACACCGCGGTGTCGGACGACGCGTCCGGCATGTTCTATAACCCTGCCGGGATCTCTTTCGCCCGGGAAACGTCGCTGTCCGCCAGCATGAACGCCTATCGCCTGGTCCGGGACGAGTACGACGGCCGGGTGCTGGGGGGGCAGGGGTGGGAGCGGACCTCCTCCTCCCTGTTACCGAACTACTTCGGGCTGACCCACCCCCTGGGCCACGGGGTGCTGGGATTCTCCTACGCGGTTCCGGACTCGGTGAGCACGGACCAGGACCAGGTGTTCGAGAACCTGCCGTCCTCGATTCCCGGAGTGACGGTGGATCGGCACCGGATCAACTTCAACGAGCAGGATACCCTGTACCTATTCGGCCCCTCGTACGGCCTGGCGCTGGGCCCACAGGTATCGGTGGGCCTCACGCTCTATGCCCACCGACGAACCACGGAGTTCATCCTAAGCCAGATGGTGGAGCTGAGCGATGGGCGGTTCCAGCTGAGCAGCCGGTACCTGGACGTGGACGAGTGGGGGGTGAGGCCCCTGGTGGGGATCATGGTGTCGCCCACGGACCGGGTGGCGCTGGGCTTCACCGTGGCGCGCACCTGGGTCCTTCACTCCGACGCCAGGTCGCAGGTGACCCTGAAGCCCCACGACACGAATGAGGTGTTCGAGGAGGTGCTGGACGCGGGCGACCACCGACGCTACCCGTACGAGGTACGGTTCGGCGTGGCGGTGTTCCCCAACCAAAACTGGCTGGTCTCGGCGGACGCCGTGTACGACTCGGCGACCCGGGATCCGGCGTTCGGAGATCGGCGGGTGACCTGGAACGGGGCGGTCGGCGTTGAGTACTACTGGAGTCCGGCCTGGGCGGTTCGGGCCGGAGTGTTCTCGGACCGGGCCAATACCCCGGACGTACGGGACGGCGGAACGGACCAGATGGAGCACGTGGACCGGTACGGTGCGTCCCTGAGCCTGACCCGATTCCGCCGGGGAGCGTCTCTCACGTTCGGGGTGATCTATGCCAGGGGAAAAGGGGAGGCGCAGTTGGTGGGCGGCTCCACGGACATCCAAGACGTGACCGAGACGTCGATCACCGCCTTTCTGGCGGCATCGTACCGGAACTAG
- a CDS encoding HD domain-containing phosphohydrolase, with the protein MVADEHARLRRLIEVTTALSVERDLEVLLDRILACARELTGADAGTVYTREGDRLHPRVIHNDTLGLRLRAAQAEDRLGTVAVEPGNVSGYAALHGKTVHVADVYRSDEFDFQGPRRYDAQTGYRSRSMLVVPLTEPGGRVIGVLQLLNARQAETGQPGPFRDEDVELVEAFASGAAAALRNARLVEDLRATLEGLVRALGVAIDAKSRYTGNHVQRVAELNVGLAQAIHRCEKGPLAGVRFGEEELEEIRLAGWLHDIGKVTTPVYVMDKANRLQGFFDRIEVIRERFRRVEAVLLERIRSGDDPAENARRLDAMREDWAFVEAANRPGPPMGPEQERRLKRIASEAYGVLGPEERVLAPEELETLARSRGSLTPEEMEQMREHVVWTARMLGQIPFPPHLSRVPEIASAHHERLDGTGYPEGRTAEDLPMAARILAAVDVFEALTAADRPYKPPLPPERVVRILRQDAAQRKLDPDVVEVLLEWQGLAEEG; encoded by the coding sequence ATGGTGGCGGACGAACACGCCCGGTTGCGGCGCCTGATCGAGGTGACGACGGCCCTGTCGGTCGAACGGGACCTGGAGGTGCTGCTCGATCGGATTCTGGCGTGCGCCCGGGAGCTGACGGGGGCCGACGCAGGCACGGTGTACACCCGGGAAGGGGATCGGCTTCATCCCCGGGTGATCCACAACGATACGCTGGGGCTGCGGCTGCGGGCCGCCCAGGCGGAGGATCGACTGGGGACGGTGGCGGTCGAGCCGGGGAACGTCTCCGGGTACGCGGCGCTCCACGGAAAGACGGTCCACGTGGCCGACGTGTACCGCTCGGACGAGTTCGACTTCCAAGGGCCGCGCCGGTACGACGCCCAGACCGGCTACCGCTCCCGGTCCATGCTGGTGGTGCCGTTGACCGAGCCGGGGGGAAGGGTCATCGGGGTGCTGCAGCTTCTCAACGCCCGACAAGCGGAAACCGGTCAGCCGGGGCCGTTCCGTGACGAGGACGTGGAGCTAGTGGAGGCCTTCGCGTCGGGTGCGGCGGCAGCCCTCCGCAACGCCCGGCTGGTGGAGGACCTGCGAGCAACCCTGGAGGGCCTGGTGCGGGCCCTTGGGGTGGCGATCGACGCCAAATCCCGGTACACGGGGAACCACGTACAGCGGGTGGCCGAGCTCAACGTGGGGCTGGCCCAGGCGATCCACCGGTGTGAGAAGGGACCCTTGGCAGGCGTTCGGTTCGGGGAGGAGGAGCTGGAGGAGATCCGTCTGGCGGGGTGGCTCCACGACATCGGAAAGGTCACCACCCCGGTGTACGTGATGGACAAGGCCAACCGTCTACAGGGGTTCTTCGACCGGATCGAGGTGATCCGCGAGAGGTTCCGGCGGGTGGAGGCCGTGTTGCTCGAACGGATCCGTTCGGGCGACGATCCAGCGGAGAACGCCCGTCGGCTGGACGCGATGCGGGAAGATTGGGCGTTCGTCGAGGCGGCGAATCGCCCCGGTCCCCCCATGGGGCCGGAGCAAGAGCGTAGACTGAAACGGATCGCCTCGGAGGCCTACGGGGTGCTGGGGCCGGAGGAACGAGTCCTCGCCCCCGAGGAGTTGGAGACCTTGGCGCGCAGCCGGGGAAGCCTGACCCCGGAAGAGATGGAGCAGATGCGCGAGCACGTGGTCTGGACCGCCCGGATGCTCGGGCAGATTCCTTTTCCGCCCCACCTCTCCCGGGTGCCGGAGATCGCCTCGGCCCACCACGAGCGATTGGACGGAACCGGATACCCGGAGGGGCGAACGGCGGAAGACCTGCCCATGGCCGCCCGGATCCTGGCGGCGGTGGACGTGTTCGAGGCGCTGACCGCGGCCGACCGGCCGTACAAACCCCCCCTTCCCCCGGAGCGAGTCGTCCGCATCCTCCGGCAGGACGCAGCTCAAAGGAAGCTCGACCCCGACGTGGTCGAGGTGCTGCTGGAGTGGCAGGGGCTGGCGGAGGAGGGTTAG
- a CDS encoding Crp/Fnr family transcriptional regulator has translation MEQEAKVHERAFEPGTVLFEEGDASRDLYVLLSGAVRVTRAGWEVAEISEPGAYFGEMSSLLGEPRSATVTALSEVRVLVVPPERLEDFFGTTPQLALRMARELARRLADTTQLLVER, from the coding sequence ATGGAACAAGAGGCTAAGGTCCATGAACGGGCGTTCGAGCCGGGAACCGTTCTGTTCGAGGAAGGAGACGCCTCCCGCGATCTCTACGTGCTGCTCTCCGGTGCTGTCCGCGTGACCCGTGCCGGCTGGGAAGTGGCCGAGATCTCGGAGCCGGGCGCGTACTTCGGGGAGATGTCCTCGCTTTTGGGCGAACCGAGGAGCGCCACGGTCACAGCCCTTTCCGAGGTCCGGGTCCTGGTGGTTCCCCCGGAAAGGCTGGAGGATTTCTTCGGCACCACCCCCCAACTGGCCCTGCGGATGGCCCGGGAGCTGGCACGTCGCCTGGCCGACACCACCCAGCTCCTGGTAGAGCGCTAA
- the nadC gene encoding carboxylating nicotinate-nucleotide diphosphorylase, producing MTGFPAAAADRVLRAALEEDIGPGDVTTRAVVPPGTRVEARLLAKQELVLAGLPGFVRAFELVGRGVTWTLRAADGDRVGPGTVVAVAHGDARVLLTAERTALNLLQRLSGIATQASEWVRELEGTGARLVDTRKTTPGLRALEKYAVRVGGAANHRFGLFDGILIKDNHIRAAGGVAAAVAAARRNAPHTLKVEVEVTTLAELDQALGAGADAVLLDNMDLDTLSRAVERAAGRAVLEASGGVTRDRLRAIAQTGVDLISAGALTHSAPAADMSLLFQEVENGTRG from the coding sequence ATGACCGGGTTCCCGGCGGCGGCCGCCGATCGGGTCCTTCGGGCCGCCCTCGAGGAGGACATCGGCCCCGGCGATGTGACCACCCGGGCGGTGGTGCCCCCCGGAACCCGGGTGGAGGCCCGGCTCCTGGCCAAGCAGGAGCTGGTGCTGGCCGGGCTGCCCGGGTTCGTCCGAGCGTTCGAGCTGGTGGGCCGAGGGGTGACCTGGACCCTGCGGGCGGCCGACGGCGACCGCGTGGGCCCCGGCACGGTGGTGGCCGTGGCCCACGGCGACGCCCGCGTGCTGCTCACGGCCGAGCGCACGGCCCTGAACCTGCTGCAAAGGCTCTCCGGCATCGCCACCCAGGCCTCCGAGTGGGTGCGGGAGCTCGAAGGCACCGGGGCCCGGCTCGTGGACACCCGAAAGACCACGCCGGGTCTGCGGGCCCTGGAGAAGTACGCCGTGCGGGTGGGCGGCGCGGCCAATCACCGCTTCGGGCTGTTCGACGGAATCCTGATCAAGGACAACCACATCCGAGCGGCCGGCGGGGTCGCCGCGGCCGTGGCCGCGGCCCGGCGCAACGCCCCCCACACCCTGAAGGTGGAGGTGGAGGTCACCACCCTGGCCGAGCTGGACCAGGCGTTGGGCGCCGGAGCCGACGCCGTGCTCCTGGACAACATGGACCTGGACACCCTGAGCCGGGCCGTGGAGCGGGCAGCTGGAAGGGCCGTGCTGGAGGCCTCGGGCGGGGTGACCCGGGACCGGCTCCGGGCCATCGCCCAGACCGGGGTGGACCTGATCTCGGCCGGCGCCCTCACCCACTCCGCGCCGGCGGCGGACATGTCCCTCCTTTTTCAGGAGGTGGAGAATGGAACAAGAGGCTAA
- a CDS encoding valine--tRNA ligase, whose translation MTDPRAELGTYDPHSFEEKWYRWWEQEKLFHADPFSSRPHFSIVIPPPNVTGSLHMGHALNNTLQDVLVRYKRMDGYEALWVPGTDHAGIATQNVVERMLAAEGKTRQDLGREAFVQRVWRWREESGGTILRQLKRLGASCDWDRERFTMDEGLSRAVREVFCRLYEQGLIYRGDYIINWCPRCHTALSDLEVEHEDEAGRLWHIRYPARDGSSGVVVATTRPETMLGDTAVAVHPDDPRYRDLVGETLILPLVGREIPVIADPAVDPEFGTGAVKVTPAHDPNDFAMGERHGLDRVQVIGEDGTMTAQAGGYAGLDRYECRKRLVQDLEAQGFLVKVDEHRHAVGHCYRCRTVIEPLVSRQWFVKIQPLAQKAIDAVRQGRTRIVPPQWEKTYFHWMENIRDWCISRQIWWGHRIPAFTCRGCGELTVARTDPDRCPACGSADLVQEEDVLDTWFSSALWPFSTLGWPEETPELKKFYPTSVLVTGFDILFFWVARMMMMGLWFRDEVPFRDVYIHALVRDEKGQKMSKSRGNVIDPLEVIDRFGADPFRFTLVAFAAQGRDIRLSVDRIEGYQRFANKVWNAVRFTLMNLGDFDPAAPEVPFADRPPQDRWILTRLREAVAEVRGHLDAYEFDKAAGSVYQFLWHELCDWYIEMAKGPLYADDAPRARLATQQTLVRAFDAVLRLLHPFMPFLTEELWQRLPWPAFLGERPRSVVVAPFPRPDDLPEDAAARERMERVKAVVSAIRNIRGEMNVPPSRKVEAWIRGEAAAREVVLAESRTVAALAGLERLAALPDDAPRPAQSAAAVVAGLEIYVPLAGVVDLAAEAKRLEKEIGRVEADLTRVEKKLANPNFTGKAPAEVVEKERAKAAELSEKLSKLRANLATVRSAA comes from the coding sequence GGGCATCGCCACCCAGAACGTGGTCGAGCGGATGTTGGCGGCCGAGGGCAAGACCCGCCAGGACCTGGGCCGCGAGGCGTTCGTCCAGAGGGTGTGGAGGTGGCGGGAGGAGTCGGGCGGCACGATCCTCCGGCAGCTGAAGCGCCTGGGGGCGTCGTGCGACTGGGACCGGGAACGGTTCACCATGGACGAAGGCCTCTCCCGGGCCGTCCGGGAGGTGTTCTGCCGGCTGTACGAGCAGGGCCTGATCTACCGGGGGGACTACATCATCAACTGGTGCCCTCGGTGCCACACCGCCCTGTCCGACCTGGAGGTGGAGCACGAGGACGAGGCCGGCCGTCTGTGGCACATCCGGTACCCGGCCCGGGACGGCTCGTCCGGGGTGGTGGTGGCCACGACCCGGCCCGAGACCATGCTGGGCGACACCGCCGTGGCCGTGCACCCCGACGACCCCCGGTACCGCGACCTGGTCGGGGAGACCCTGATCCTGCCCCTGGTGGGGCGGGAGATCCCGGTCATCGCGGACCCGGCGGTGGACCCCGAGTTCGGCACGGGCGCCGTGAAGGTGACCCCGGCCCACGACCCCAACGACTTCGCCATGGGCGAGCGCCACGGGCTCGACCGGGTGCAGGTGATCGGCGAGGACGGCACCATGACCGCCCAGGCGGGGGGCTACGCCGGCCTGGACCGGTACGAGTGCCGCAAGCGCCTGGTGCAGGATCTGGAGGCCCAGGGGTTCCTGGTCAAGGTGGACGAGCACCGCCACGCCGTGGGCCACTGCTACCGGTGCCGCACCGTGATCGAGCCCCTGGTCTCGCGCCAGTGGTTCGTGAAGATCCAGCCCCTGGCCCAGAAGGCCATCGACGCGGTGCGCCAGGGCCGCACCCGCATCGTGCCGCCCCAGTGGGAGAAGACCTACTTCCACTGGATGGAGAACATCCGGGACTGGTGCATCTCGCGACAGATCTGGTGGGGCCACCGTATCCCCGCGTTCACCTGCCGGGGCTGCGGCGAGCTCACGGTGGCGCGCACCGACCCGGACCGGTGCCCCGCCTGCGGGTCCGCCGACCTGGTCCAGGAGGAGGACGTGCTGGACACCTGGTTCTCCTCGGCCCTGTGGCCGTTCTCCACCCTGGGCTGGCCCGAGGAGACCCCGGAGCTCAAGAAGTTCTACCCCACCAGCGTGCTCGTGACCGGGTTCGACATCCTCTTTTTCTGGGTGGCCCGGATGATGATGATGGGGCTGTGGTTCCGGGACGAGGTGCCGTTCCGGGACGTGTACATCCACGCCCTGGTCCGGGACGAGAAGGGCCAGAAGATGTCCAAGTCCCGGGGCAACGTGATCGATCCCCTCGAGGTGATCGACCGGTTCGGGGCCGACCCGTTCCGGTTCACGCTGGTGGCGTTCGCGGCCCAGGGTCGGGACATCCGGCTGTCCGTGGACCGGATCGAGGGGTACCAGCGGTTCGCCAACAAGGTGTGGAACGCGGTGCGGTTCACCCTGATGAACCTGGGGGACTTCGATCCGGCCGCCCCCGAGGTGCCGTTCGCCGATCGCCCCCCCCAGGACCGGTGGATCCTGACCCGCCTGCGGGAGGCCGTGGCCGAGGTGCGCGGGCACCTGGACGCCTACGAGTTCGACAAGGCCGCCGGCAGCGTGTACCAGTTCCTGTGGCACGAGCTGTGCGACTGGTATATCGAGATGGCCAAGGGCCCCCTGTACGCCGACGACGCCCCCAGGGCCCGGCTCGCCACCCAGCAGACCCTGGTCCGGGCCTTTGACGCGGTGCTGCGGCTCCTGCATCCGTTCATGCCGTTCCTCACCGAGGAGCTGTGGCAGCGGCTGCCGTGGCCGGCGTTCCTGGGCGAGCGGCCCCGCAGCGTGGTGGTGGCGCCGTTCCCCCGGCCCGACGACCTGCCGGAGGACGCGGCGGCCCGAGAGCGGATGGAACGGGTCAAGGCCGTGGTGTCGGCCATCCGCAACATCCGGGGTGAGATGAACGTCCCGCCTTCCCGCAAGGTCGAGGCGTGGATCCGGGGCGAGGCCGCGGCCCGAGAGGTGGTGCTGGCCGAGAGCCGTACCGTGGCCGCCCTGGCCGGGCTCGAGAGGCTCGCCGCGCTCCCGGACGACGCCCCCAGGCCCGCCCAGTCCGCGGCCGCCGTGGTGGCCGGGCTGGAGATCTACGTGCCCCTGGCCGGGGTGGTGGACCTGGCGGCCGAGGCGAAGCGGTTGGAGAAGGAGATCGGCCGGGTGGAGGCGGACCTGACCCGCGTGGAGAAGAAGCTCGCCAACCCCAACTTCACCGGCAAGGCCCCGGCCGAGGTGGTGGAGAAGGAACGGGCCAAGGCGGCCGAGCTGTCCGAGAAGCTCTCCAAGCTCCGGGCGAACCTGGCCACGGTGCGGAGCGCCGCATGA